A part of Capsicum annuum cultivar UCD-10X-F1 chromosome 6, UCD10Xv1.1, whole genome shotgun sequence genomic DNA contains:
- the LOC107875768 gene encoding uroporphyrinogen decarboxylase, chloroplastic: MSCTYSSLCSLSAISISNAKQFASASHSNFKPKIFCSVGGTVAEPKAVNAAEPLLLDAVRGKEVERPPVWLMRQAGRYMKSYQILCEKHPSFRERSENVDLVVEISLQPWKVFQPDGVILFSDILTPLSGMNIPFDIIKGKGPIIFDPPTTLSDVEKVREFIPEESVPYVGEALTILRKEVSNQAAVLGFVGAPFTLASYVVEGGSSKNFTKIKRLAFAEPKVLHSLLQIFATSMAKYIRYQADNGAQAVQIFDSWATELSPVDFEEFSLPYLKQIVDAVKLTHPDLPLILYASGSGGLLERLPLTGVDVVSLDWTVDMADGRRRLGPDVAIQGNVDPGVLFGSKEFITNRINDTVKKAGKGKHILNLGHGIKVGTPEENVAHFFEVAKGLRY, translated from the exons GAACTGTTGCTGAACCGAAAGCTGTAAATGCAGCTGAACCTCTGTTGCTTGATGCTGTTCGGggtaaagaagtagaaaggcctCCTGTTTGGCTTATGAGACAAGCAGGGAGGTACATGAAG AGTTATCAAATCTTATGTGAGAAGCACCCATCCTTTCGTGAGAGATCAGAAAATGTAGATCTTGTGGTAGAAATTTCTCTGCAGCCATGGAAAGTATTCCAGCCTGATGGG GTCATTTTGTTTTCAGATATTCTTACTCCTCTCTCTGGAATGAACATCCCTTTTGACATTATAAAGGGGAAGGGTCCTATCATATTTGATCCACCGACAACACTTTCTGATGTTGAGAAAGTTAGAGAATTCATTCCTGAAGAATCAGTTCCATATGTTGGAGAAGCATTAACAATTTTGCGGAAAGAG GTCAGTAATCAAGCAGCAGTTCTGGGTTTTGTTGGGGCACCATTTACCTTGGCATCATATGTGGTTGAAGGTGGTTCCTCTAAGAACTTCACAAAAATTAAGAGATTAGCTTTTGCAGAGCCCAAG GTCCTTCATTCTCTGCTTCAAATATTTGCGACCTCAATGGCTAAGTATATCCGTTACCAAGCTGACAATGGAGCTCAAGCAGTTCAGATCTTTGATTCATGGGCCACAGAGTTAAGCCCAGTAGATTTTGAAGAGTTCAGTCTGCCATACTTAAAACAGATAGTTGATGCAGTGAAACTAACACATCCTGACCTCCCGCTGATTCTTTATGCAAGTGGATCAGGTGGCTTGCTTGAGAGACTACCCTTGACAGGAGTAGATGTAGTCAGTTTGGACTGGACAGTTGATATGGCTGATGGTAGGAGACGACTGGGTCCTGATGTGGCAATACAAGGTAATGTGGATCCTGGAGTACTATTTGGCTCGAAGGAATTTATTACCAACCGTATAAACGATACTGTTAAGAAAGCTGGTAAAGGGAAACATATTTTGAACCTTGGACATGGCATCAAAGTAGGTACACCTGAAGAGAATGTTGCTCATTTCTTTGAGGTTGCCAAAGGTCTTAGGTATTAG